The proteins below are encoded in one region of Amycolatopsis acidiphila:
- a CDS encoding DUF1684 domain-containing protein: MTTVEQDRFTRDWQQWHQQRERVLAEPHGWLSITGLQWLTGTPQRFDGIPGSWHEQDGAAVVTVSPGEELAVDGTARFELVNSGPGHLVDAGERKVEVARRSGYLLRVHDPQAPVRGRFRGVPAYEPDPAWVFEGRFEPFDEPHAVTVGAVVEGLSHVYTSPGVLRFDHDGSSYGLTAFNGKGGSGFSVLFTDETSGVTTYAANRSLAVGEPDAGGRVLLDFNRAVNLPCAFIEFATCPLPPAGNHLPFAVTAGERIPYEA; this comes from the coding sequence GTGACCACCGTCGAGCAGGACCGGTTCACCCGCGACTGGCAGCAGTGGCACCAGCAGCGGGAGCGGGTGCTCGCCGAGCCGCACGGCTGGCTGTCCATCACCGGGCTGCAGTGGCTGACCGGCACGCCGCAACGGTTCGACGGCATCCCGGGCAGCTGGCACGAGCAGGACGGCGCCGCGGTCGTGACGGTGTCCCCGGGCGAGGAGCTGGCGGTCGACGGCACGGCGCGGTTCGAGCTGGTCAACAGCGGGCCCGGGCACCTCGTCGACGCGGGGGAGCGCAAGGTCGAGGTGGCGCGGCGCAGCGGGTACCTGCTGCGGGTGCACGACCCGCAGGCGCCGGTCCGCGGCCGGTTCCGCGGCGTGCCCGCCTACGAGCCCGATCCGGCCTGGGTGTTCGAGGGGCGCTTCGAGCCGTTCGACGAGCCGCACGCGGTGACGGTCGGCGCCGTGGTCGAGGGCCTGTCGCACGTCTACACCTCACCCGGCGTGCTGCGCTTCGACCACGACGGCTCCTCGTACGGGCTGACGGCCTTCAACGGCAAGGGCGGCAGCGGGTTCTCGGTGCTGTTCACGGACGAGACCAGCGGCGTGACGACCTACGCGGCCAACCGCAGCCTCGCGGTCGGCGAGCCGGACGCCGGGGGCCGCGTGTTGCTGGACTTCAACCGCGCGGTCAACCTGCCGTGCGCGTTCATCGAGTTCGCCACGTGCCCGCTGCCACCGGCCGGGAACCACCTTCCGTTCGCGGTGACAGCGGGCGAGCGGATCCCCTACGAGGCCTGA
- the pafA gene encoding Pup--protein ligase, with protein sequence MQRRIFGIETEFGVTCTFHGQRRLSPDEVARYLFRRVVSWGRSSNVFLSNGSRLYLDVGSHPEYATAECDDLVQLVTHDKAGERILEDLLVDAERRLADEGIGGDIFLFKNNTDSAGNSYGCHENYLVTRAGEFSRIADVLLPFLVTRQLICGAGKVLQTPRGAVYCLSQRAEHIWEGVSSATTRSRPIINTRDEPHADAERYRRLHVIVGDSNMAEPTTLLKVGTAHLVLEMIEQGVQFRDFTLDNPIRAIREISHDLTGRRPVRLAGGREASALDIQREYYGRAVQHVKANDSGPTAQRVIELWGRALDAVEQQDFVKIDTEIDWAIKHRLVERYRAKHNLDLSSPRVAQLDLAYHDIRRGRGIFDLLQRKGLVRRITDDGEIELAKDTPPQTTRAKLRGDFIAAAQAAGRDFTVDWVHLKLNDQAQRTVLCKDPFRAVDERVDRLISSL encoded by the coding sequence ATGCAGCGGCGGATTTTTGGCATCGAGACCGAGTTCGGGGTCACGTGCACCTTCCACGGACAGCGGCGGCTCTCACCCGACGAGGTCGCCCGGTACCTGTTCCGGCGGGTCGTGTCGTGGGGGCGCTCGTCCAACGTCTTCCTGTCCAACGGCTCACGGCTCTACCTCGACGTGGGCTCGCACCCGGAGTACGCGACGGCCGAGTGTGACGACCTGGTGCAGCTCGTCACGCACGACAAGGCCGGTGAGCGGATCCTCGAGGACCTGCTCGTGGACGCCGAGCGGCGGCTGGCCGACGAGGGCATCGGCGGCGACATCTTCCTGTTCAAGAACAACACCGACTCCGCGGGCAACTCCTACGGCTGCCACGAGAACTACCTCGTCACCCGTGCGGGGGAGTTCTCGCGGATCGCGGACGTGCTGCTGCCCTTTCTGGTGACCCGGCAGCTGATCTGTGGCGCGGGCAAGGTCCTGCAGACCCCGCGGGGCGCGGTGTACTGCCTGTCCCAGCGCGCGGAGCACATCTGGGAAGGTGTGTCCAGCGCCACAACGCGGTCGCGGCCGATCATCAACACCCGGGACGAGCCGCACGCCGACGCCGAGCGCTACCGCCGGCTGCACGTGATCGTGGGCGACTCCAACATGGCCGAGCCCACGACCCTGCTCAAGGTCGGCACCGCGCACCTGGTGCTGGAGATGATCGAGCAGGGCGTGCAGTTCCGTGACTTCACCCTGGACAACCCGATCCGCGCGATCCGCGAGATCAGCCACGACCTGACCGGGCGGCGTCCGGTGCGCCTCGCCGGCGGCCGGGAGGCCTCGGCGCTGGACATCCAGCGCGAGTACTACGGCCGGGCCGTGCAGCACGTGAAGGCCAACGACTCCGGCCCGACCGCACAGCGCGTGATCGAGCTGTGGGGCCGCGCGCTGGACGCGGTCGAGCAGCAGGACTTCGTCAAGATCGACACCGAGATCGACTGGGCGATCAAGCACCGGCTGGTCGAGCGCTACCGCGCGAAGCACAACCTGGACCTGTCCAGCCCCCGGGTGGCGCAGCTCGACCTGGCCTACCACGACATCCGCCGGGGCCGGGGCATCTTCGACCTGTTGCAGCGCAAGGGCCTGGTGCGGCGCATCACCGACGACGGCGAGATCGAGCTGGCCAAGGACACCCCGCCGCAGACGACGCGAGCGAAGCTGCGGGGCGACTTCATCGCCGCCGCGCAGGCCGCCGGCCGCGACTTCACCGTCGACTGGGTGCACCTGAAGCTCAACGACCAGGCGCAGCGCACCGTCCTGTGCAAGGACCCGTTCCGCGCGGTCGACGAGCGCGTCGACCGGCTGATCAGCTCGCTGTGA
- a CDS encoding SDR family oxidoreductase yields MTERALLITGASRGLGAATARRAAAAGYRLALVARSAESLEPLVAELGAGRTLALAADVTEWSQISAAAQTAEERFGRLDAAFANAGQMLPVSFFGNGGTDPEKWRDMVLTNVYGAAITARAVLPALARTRGHLVLTGSVAGRHIRRANLYSATKWAVTGLAGSIREEAVGTGVRVTLLQPGVVDTDLIYDEMRELPLLDPDDIARAVCYALDQPPTVDVNEIVLRPTGQKL; encoded by the coding sequence ATGACCGAACGCGCCCTTCTGATTACCGGAGCGTCGCGGGGCCTTGGTGCCGCGACGGCCCGTCGCGCGGCTGCCGCCGGGTACCGGCTGGCCCTCGTCGCCCGGTCGGCGGAGAGCCTCGAACCGCTCGTCGCGGAACTCGGCGCCGGCCGGACTCTGGCCCTGGCAGCGGATGTGACCGAATGGAGCCAGATCTCGGCCGCCGCGCAGACGGCCGAAGAACGCTTCGGCAGGCTCGACGCCGCGTTCGCCAACGCCGGGCAGATGCTGCCGGTGTCGTTCTTCGGCAACGGCGGCACCGACCCGGAGAAATGGCGGGACATGGTGCTCACGAACGTCTACGGCGCCGCGATCACCGCCCGCGCCGTGCTGCCCGCGCTCGCGCGCACGCGCGGCCACCTGGTGCTGACCGGGTCGGTCGCCGGGCGGCACATCCGCCGCGCGAACCTCTACTCGGCGACCAAGTGGGCGGTCACCGGGCTCGCCGGCTCGATCCGCGAGGAGGCGGTCGGCACCGGGGTCCGGGTCACGCTGCTGCAGCCCGGCGTGGTCGACACCGACCTGATCTACGACGAGATGCGCGAGCTGCCGCTGCTCGACCCGGACGACATCGCCCGCGCGGTCTGCTACGCGCTCGACCAGCCGCCGACGGTGGACGTGAACGAGATCGTGCTGCGCCCGACCGGCCAGAAACTGTAG
- the prcB gene encoding proteasome subunit beta, translating into MDNTSGSSGSSLPAAYFSTTTSSFAEFLRMQAPDLLPGHRQAPGASAKELNAPHGTTIVAVTFSGGVLIAGDRRATSGNLIASRDMDKVSVTDEYSAVGIAGTAGLALELVRLYAVELAHYEKIEGVPLSLDGKTNKLATMVKGNLEVAMAGLAVLPLFVGYDIEADDPKRAGRIVSYDVTGGRYEESAGYHAIGSGSLFAKSSLKKLYDPDAAEEAAVRTAVESLYDAADDDTATGGPDLVRRIFPTVVTVTAERGAEMLPADQAAAVAEAVVEGRREQAASGRS; encoded by the coding sequence ATGGACAACACCTCGGGCTCCTCGGGTTCTTCGCTGCCCGCAGCCTATTTTTCGACCACGACCTCGTCGTTCGCCGAGTTCCTCAGGATGCAGGCGCCTGACCTGCTGCCTGGGCACCGGCAGGCGCCGGGGGCGTCCGCGAAGGAGCTGAACGCGCCCCACGGCACCACGATCGTCGCGGTGACCTTCTCCGGCGGCGTGCTGATCGCCGGCGACCGGCGGGCGACCTCGGGCAACCTGATCGCCTCGCGGGACATGGACAAGGTCTCCGTGACCGACGAGTACTCGGCGGTCGGCATCGCGGGCACCGCGGGGCTGGCACTGGAGCTGGTCCGGCTCTACGCCGTCGAGCTCGCCCACTACGAGAAGATCGAGGGCGTCCCGCTGTCCCTGGACGGCAAGACGAACAAGCTCGCGACGATGGTCAAGGGCAATCTCGAGGTCGCCATGGCCGGGCTGGCGGTGCTGCCGCTGTTCGTCGGCTACGACATCGAGGCCGACGACCCGAAGCGGGCCGGCCGGATCGTGTCCTACGACGTGACCGGCGGCCGGTACGAGGAGAGTGCCGGCTACCACGCGATCGGCTCCGGATCGCTGTTCGCGAAGTCCTCGCTGAAGAAGCTCTACGACCCCGACGCCGCGGAGGAGGCCGCCGTGCGCACCGCGGTCGAGTCGCTCTACGACGCGGCGGACGACGACACCGCGACCGGCGGGCCGGACCTGGTGCGCCGGATCTTCCCGACGGTCGTGACGGTCACCGCCGAACGCGGGGCCGAGATGCTGCCCGCGGACCAGGCCGCCGCGGTGGCCGAGGCGGTCGTCGAGGGCCGCCGCGAGCAGGCCGCCTCGGGCCGCAGCTGA
- the prcA gene encoding proteasome subunit alpha codes for MTMPLYASPEQLMRERSELARKGIARGRSVVVLKYAGGVLFVAENPSTTLHKFSEIYDRIGFAAVGRYSEFENLRVAGIRHADLKGYQYDRRDVSARALANAYAATLGSIFTEQLKPYEVEICVAEVGATSAEDQLFRLTYDGSIFDEPQFVVMGGQTEPIVTKLKEGFEEDAELEQVLPMAVRTLRSTSPNNGDSEPVKLEVAVLDRNRPRRAFRRITGAALDALLPAPEPAPEGEEKADGDGESSPNGDSAS; via the coding sequence GTGACGATGCCGCTGTACGCCTCTCCCGAGCAGTTGATGCGCGAGCGCTCGGAGCTCGCTCGCAAGGGCATCGCGCGCGGGCGCAGTGTCGTCGTGCTGAAGTACGCGGGCGGTGTGCTGTTCGTCGCCGAGAACCCGTCGACGACGTTGCACAAGTTCTCCGAGATCTACGACCGCATCGGCTTCGCCGCGGTCGGCCGCTACAGCGAGTTCGAGAACCTGCGCGTCGCCGGCATCCGGCACGCGGACCTCAAGGGCTACCAGTACGACCGCCGCGACGTCAGCGCGCGGGCGCTGGCCAACGCCTACGCGGCCACCCTGGGCAGCATCTTCACCGAGCAGCTCAAGCCGTACGAGGTGGAGATCTGCGTGGCGGAGGTCGGCGCGACCTCCGCCGAGGACCAGCTGTTCCGGCTGACCTACGACGGGTCGATCTTCGACGAGCCGCAGTTCGTGGTGATGGGCGGGCAGACCGAGCCCATCGTCACCAAGCTGAAGGAGGGGTTCGAGGAGGACGCCGAGCTGGAGCAGGTGCTGCCGATGGCGGTGCGCACGCTGCGCTCGACCTCGCCCAACAACGGCGACAGCGAGCCGGTGAAGCTCGAGGTCGCGGTGCTCGACCGCAACCGCCCGCGGCGGGCGTTCCGGCGGATCACCGGCGCGGCGCTCGACGCGCTGCTCCCGGCGCCCGAGCCCGCCCCCGAGGGCGAGGAAAAGGCGGACGGCGACGGCGAGTCCTCGCCGAACGGCGACTCCGCGAGCTGA
- the dop gene encoding depupylase/deamidase Dop produces the protein MRRIMGTEVEYGIAVPGDATANPVLTSTQVVLAYAAAADIPRARRARWDYEVESPLRDARGFDLAGPGGPGHDPDVEDLGAANVILTNGARLYVDHAHPEYSAPEVTNARDAVIWDKAGERVMEEAAIKAATVPGQPPLQLYKNNVDGKGASYGTHENYLMSRSTPFTSVIGGLTPFFASRQVVTGSGRVGLGPQGEEAGFQLSQRSDYIEVEVGLETTLKRGIINTRDEPHADADKYRRLHVIIGDANLAEYSTFLKVGTTALVLDMIEAGQRFDELKLDEPVRAVHQISHDPTLKTKVALAGGKKYTGLELQFAYHELAAAHLEREGGDEQSKEVLRVWGEILDALARDPQECADRLDWPAKLRLLEGYRQRDQLNWGAPRLHLVDLQYSDVRLGKGLYNRLVTRGSMKRLVSEEEVQHAITHPPEDTRAYFRGRTLEKYASSIAAASWDSVIFDVGKESLVRIPTLEPLRGTKAHVGKLLDASATAEELVEALTGSD, from the coding sequence ATGCGGCGGATCATGGGAACCGAGGTCGAGTACGGCATCGCGGTGCCGGGCGACGCGACCGCGAACCCGGTGCTGACCTCGACACAGGTGGTGCTGGCCTACGCGGCGGCGGCCGACATCCCCCGGGCGCGCCGGGCGAGATGGGACTACGAGGTCGAGTCCCCGCTCAGGGACGCGCGCGGGTTCGACCTGGCCGGCCCCGGCGGGCCCGGCCACGACCCCGACGTGGAGGACCTCGGCGCGGCCAACGTCATCCTCACCAACGGCGCCCGGCTCTACGTCGACCACGCCCACCCCGAGTACTCCGCGCCCGAGGTCACCAACGCGCGCGACGCGGTCATCTGGGACAAAGCGGGCGAGCGGGTGATGGAGGAGGCGGCGATCAAGGCCGCCACCGTGCCCGGCCAGCCGCCGCTGCAGCTGTACAAGAACAACGTCGACGGCAAGGGTGCCAGCTACGGCACCCACGAGAACTACCTGATGTCCCGCTCGACGCCGTTCACCTCGGTCATCGGCGGGCTCACCCCGTTCTTCGCCTCGCGCCAGGTCGTCACCGGCTCGGGCCGGGTGGGGCTCGGCCCGCAGGGCGAGGAGGCCGGCTTCCAGCTGTCCCAGCGCTCGGACTACATCGAGGTCGAGGTCGGGCTGGAGACCACCCTCAAGCGCGGCATCATCAACACCCGCGACGAGCCGCACGCCGACGCCGACAAGTACCGCAGGCTGCACGTCATCATCGGGGACGCGAACCTCGCCGAGTACTCGACGTTCCTCAAGGTCGGTACCACCGCGCTGGTGCTGGACATGATCGAGGCCGGGCAGCGCTTCGACGAGCTCAAGCTCGACGAGCCGGTCCGCGCGGTGCACCAGATCAGCCACGACCCCACGCTGAAGACGAAGGTCGCGCTCGCGGGCGGCAAGAAGTACACCGGCCTGGAGCTCCAGTTCGCCTACCACGAGCTGGCGGCGGCACACCTGGAGCGCGAGGGCGGCGACGAGCAGTCCAAGGAGGTCCTGCGGGTCTGGGGCGAGATCCTCGACGCGCTCGCGCGCGACCCGCAGGAGTGCGCCGACCGGCTGGACTGGCCCGCGAAGCTGCGCCTGCTGGAGGGCTACCGCCAGCGCGACCAGCTCAACTGGGGCGCGCCGCGGCTGCACCTGGTGGACCTGCAGTACTCCGACGTTCGCCTGGGCAAGGGTCTGTACAACCGCCTGGTCACCCGGGGCTCGATGAAGCGCCTGGTGAGCGAGGAGGAGGTGCAGCACGCGATCACGCATCCGCCCGAGGACACCCGTGCCTACTTCCGCGGCCGGACGCTGGAGAAGTACGCGAGCTCGATCGCGGCCGCGTCGTGGGATTCGGTCATCTTCGACGTGGGCAAGGAGTCGCTGGTGCGGATCCCCACCCTGGAGCCGTTGCGGGGCACGAAAGCGCACGTCGGCAAGCTGCTGGACGCCTCGGCCACGGCCGAGGAACTGGTCGAGGCGCTCACGGGCAGCGACTGA
- a CDS encoding aldo/keto reductase, whose amino-acid sequence MAALGRPAYINLGRTEELPAERDVEAMRRATYAVLDAAYKAGIRWIDVARSYGRAEEFLAGWLGRRTPGDLTVSSKWGYTYVGAWRMDAAMHEVKEHSASSFSRQWSESRALLGSAINLYQVHSLTTDSPLFTDEPLLRALSALSDDGVRVGFSTSGPRQGEVIRRAFELEVAGRPIFTAVQSTWNLLEPSAGRALAEAHAAGNLVLVKETLANGRLVVSPPPVLARIAARHGVGPDAVAVAAVLARPWADTVLVGPASPAQLTANLAATRMNLADGELRALATLAEPPGEYWGRRSSLHWR is encoded by the coding sequence TTGGCCGCCTTGGGCCGGCCCGCGTACATCAACCTGGGCAGGACCGAGGAGCTTCCCGCGGAACGGGACGTCGAAGCCATGCGGCGCGCGACCTACGCCGTGCTCGACGCGGCCTACAAGGCCGGGATCCGCTGGATCGACGTCGCCCGCTCCTACGGCCGCGCCGAGGAGTTCCTGGCGGGCTGGCTGGGCCGGCGCACCCCCGGCGACCTGACGGTGTCGAGCAAGTGGGGCTACACCTACGTGGGCGCGTGGCGGATGGACGCCGCGATGCACGAGGTCAAGGAGCACTCCGCGAGCAGCTTCTCCCGCCAGTGGTCGGAAAGCCGCGCGCTGCTGGGCTCGGCGATCAACCTCTACCAGGTGCACTCGCTGACCACGGACAGCCCGCTGTTCACCGACGAGCCGTTGCTGCGCGCGCTGTCCGCGCTGAGCGACGACGGGGTCCGGGTGGGGTTCTCCACCTCCGGCCCGCGCCAGGGCGAGGTCATCCGCCGGGCCTTCGAGCTGGAAGTCGCCGGGAGGCCGATCTTCACCGCGGTCCAGTCAACCTGGAACCTGCTCGAACCCTCGGCGGGGCGCGCGCTCGCCGAGGCGCACGCCGCCGGAAACCTGGTGCTGGTCAAGGAAACCCTCGCCAACGGCAGGCTCGTGGTGAGCCCGCCGCCGGTGCTGGCGCGCATCGCCGCGCGGCACGGGGTCGGGCCGGACGCGGTCGCCGTGGCGGCGGTCCTCGCGCGGCCGTGGGCCGACACGGTGCTCGTCGGCCCGGCCAGCCCGGCGCAGCTGACCGCGAACCTGGCTGCCACCAGGATGAACCTCGCCGACGGCGAGCTGCGCGCGCTCGCGACGCTCGCCGAGCCGCCGGGGGAGTACTGGGGTCGGCGATCCTCTTTGCATTGGCGGTAA
- a CDS encoding ubiquitin-like protein Pup yields MAQEKIEKHGGGDSDDELEGGAPAGQERREKLGEDVDTILDEIDDVLEENAEDFVRAYVQKGGQ; encoded by the coding sequence ATGGCTCAGGAAAAGATCGAAAAGCACGGCGGCGGCGACTCGGACGACGAGCTCGAAGGCGGTGCCCCGGCGGGGCAGGAACGCCGCGAGAAGCTCGGCGAGGACGTCGACACGATCCTGGACGAGATCGACGATGTCCTGGAGGAGAACGCCGAGGACTTCGTGCGCGCCTACGTGCAAAAGGGCGGCCAGTAA
- a CDS encoding TetR-like C-terminal domain-containing protein, which yields MHATKGQAMERLGASMNAELARVPETGDRVRRAVCAVAAIGRGYLNFAWAEPGLFRTAFAGDTETIAFHTTRPFQRLVETMDELADTGFLPAERRPMAEVAAWASVHGLAMLYLEGPLRHAGEQDRQRAVERTVEVVLEGLGGRALSGELRGDVVGFAR from the coding sequence TTGCACGCGACCAAGGGACAGGCCATGGAGCGGCTCGGCGCCTCGATGAACGCGGAGCTGGCGCGGGTGCCCGAGACCGGTGACCGGGTGCGCCGGGCGGTCTGCGCGGTGGCGGCCATCGGCCGCGGCTACCTGAACTTCGCGTGGGCCGAGCCGGGTCTGTTCCGCACCGCGTTCGCCGGGGACACCGAGACCATCGCCTTCCACACCACGCGTCCGTTCCAGCGGCTCGTCGAGACGATGGACGAGCTGGCCGACACCGGGTTCCTGCCCGCGGAGCGGCGGCCGATGGCCGAGGTCGCGGCGTGGGCGTCCGTGCACGGGCTCGCGATGCTCTACCTCGAGGGCCCGTTGCGGCACGCGGGTGAGCAGGACCGGCAGCGGGCCGTGGAGCGCACGGTCGAGGTCGTCCTCGAGGGCCTCGGCGGCCGCGCGCTGTCCGGCGAGCTGCGCGGCGACGTCGTCGGGTTCGCCCGCTGA
- a CDS encoding NUDIX domain-containing protein has translation MREELVAVYDEHGAVTGSTTRADMRARGLWHATGEVLLRSGDGESVYVHRRSPDKDVFGGLWDCWAGGVVAAGETPAECAFRELGEELGVHGAALTPLFTHVFEQPPLRCHNFTFEAHWDGPIAHQPEEIVEGHWLPLADLRAWAEDAASPLIPDGRAGILAWFRRYY, from the coding sequence ATGCGGGAGGAGCTGGTCGCGGTCTACGACGAGCACGGGGCGGTCACGGGCAGCACCACCAGGGCGGACATGCGGGCGCGCGGGCTGTGGCACGCGACCGGCGAGGTGCTGCTGCGCTCCGGGGACGGGGAAAGCGTTTACGTGCATCGCCGGTCGCCGGACAAGGACGTGTTCGGCGGCCTGTGGGACTGCTGGGCCGGTGGGGTGGTCGCGGCCGGGGAGACACCGGCTGAATGCGCTTTCCGGGAGCTGGGCGAGGAACTGGGCGTGCACGGCGCCGCGCTGACCCCGTTGTTCACCCACGTCTTCGAGCAGCCGCCGTTGCGGTGTCACAACTTCACCTTCGAGGCTCACTGGGACGGCCCGATCGCGCACCAGCCCGAGGAGATCGTCGAGGGCCACTGGCTGCCGCTCGCGGACCTGCGGGCATGGGCCGAGGACGCCGCGAGCCCGCTGATCCCGGACGGGCGCGCGGGGATACTGGCGTGGTTCCGCCGCTACTACTGA